The genomic segment CGAATTCTGAGTAATTCCTTAATTGCAATCTCTGCATCAGTCGCCTTACCAGATGCCCCACCTGCAGGTTGATGAATCATAATCCTGGAATAAGGGAGAGCAAAACGTTTTCCAGGAGCCCCTGCTGCAAGCAAGAGTGCCCCAGCACTTGCAGCTTGACCCATACAGATGGTTGAGACATCTGGTTTAATATACTGCATAGTATCATACATGGCTAACGCTGCTGTTGCTGAACCTCCTGGGCTATTAATATAAAAGTGGATATCTTTATCTGGGTCTTCAGCTTCAAGGAATAAAAACTGTGCAATAATTAAGTTAGCAACCTCATCAGTAACTTCTGAACCTAAAAACACAATCCGATCTTTGAGCAAACGCGAGTAAATATCATATGAACGTTCACCTCTACTGGTTTGCTCTACTACAATAGGCACTAGGCCCATTATTACCCCTCCTTTCAAAATTCATAATACCCAACAAAAACGAAATTTAAACCTATTTAGCATTCTTTTCTACAAGGAAATCAATCACTTTTTCCATAGTCATACCATAACTGAGATTATCTAAATTACCTTGCAGCAATAAAAATTGCTTGAATTTTTTCGGATCCTGATTATTTTTCTCTGCCAGTTCAGCAATCCTATTATCTATTTCTTCATCAGTTACCACAATCCCTTCTTTTTCCGCAATAGCCTCTAAAGTCAGACTGGCA from the Anoxybacter fermentans genome contains:
- the clpP gene encoding ATP-dependent Clp endopeptidase proteolytic subunit ClpP, which encodes MGLVPIVVEQTSRGERSYDIYSRLLKDRIVFLGSEVTDEVANLIIAQFLFLEAEDPDKDIHFYINSPGGSATAALAMYDTMQYIKPDVSTICMGQAASAGALLLAAGAPGKRFALPYSRIMIHQPAGGASGKATDAEIAIKELLRIREIQNEILAKHTGKPIEQIAKDVERDFFMSAKEAKEYGIIDKIISRQDDLKG